A portion of the Coffea eugenioides isolate CCC68of unplaced genomic scaffold, Ceug_1.0 ScVebR1_3403;HRSCAF=4609, whole genome shotgun sequence genome contains these proteins:
- the LOC113757890 gene encoding beta-D-glucosyl crocetin beta-1,6-glucosyltransferase-like, translating into MYSSFVFPRQSLTPGIQPTLVSSHSMSRMNVNVNVLPIANVRYLFTSSPASYNTPFKNQDNPYAHTIPTILSSMEETSKKIHTPPRFRVLLFPWLAHGHISPFLELSKRLAKNNFQIYFCSTEVNLNFINKNKTLDEYFSDHSMELVLLDLPDMPELPRHNHTTKNLPLHLKSTLKIVFYMGKTNFQNILNTLKPDLLIYDVFQPWASELAALNHIPSVHFVTCGAVNMSFFYHCVKYGFSGFNETYPFPSIFMRDYEINRMAAIAQGSSTIEPQEAQLSPKCFELSSDIILVKSWRGIEGKYIDHLSLSCGKKVLALGPLHEPEDDTKEEENNSHIIKFLNTKDQSSVVYVSFGSEYFLSQEEREEMAYGLELSNAYFIWVIRFPVGNAITLEEALPEGFLERVKERGLVVNGWAPQVKILGHPSTGGFVSHCGWNSVIESIYYGVPLLALPMLYDQFINARLAVEIGVGIEILKDEDGQIKRAEVTKVINKVVVEKKEGELQREKARELTKKLREEGEGELLEAVEKLRLLCSKNK; encoded by the coding sequence ATGTATTCCTCCTTTGTGTTCCCTCGCCAATCTTTGACACCTGGAATACAACCGACACTGGTCTCTTCTCATTCAATGTCCAGGATGAACGTGAACGTGAACGTGTTGCCTATAGCAAACGTTCGCTATTTATTCACTAGTTCTCCTGCTTCATACAATACCCCTTTCAAGAACCAAGACAACCCATACGCCCATACGATTCCTACCATTCTATCATCCATGGAGGAGAcatcaaaaaaaattcatacgCCTCCTAGATTCAGGGTTCTGCTGTTCCCATGGCTAGCTCATGGCCACATTTCTCCCTTCTTAGAACTATCCAAGAGACTCGCCAAAAACAACTTTCAGATTTATTTTTGTTCCACTGAGGTCAACTTGAATTTcatcaacaaaaacaaaacctTAGATGAGTACTTCTCCGATCATTCAATGGAATTAGTACTACTGGATTTGCCAGATATGCCCGAACTCCCTCGACACAATCACACAACAAAAAACCTCCCTCTCCATCTCAAATCAACCCTCAAGATTGTGTTCTATATGGGAAAAACCAATTTCCAAAACATCCTCAACACTTTGAAACCTGATTTGCTAATCTATGATGTTTTCCAACCTTGGGCTTCAGAGCTGGCTGCACTGAATCATATCCCTTCTGTTCATTTCGTAACCTGTGGAGCAGTAAACATGTCTTTCTTTTATCATTGCGTGAAGTATGGATTCTCCGGGTTTAACGAGACTTAcccttttccttcaatttttatGAGGGATTATGAAATAAACAGGATGGCAGCCATTGCCCAAGGATCCAGCACAATCGAACCCCAAGAAGCTCAGTTATCTCCTAAGTGCTTTGAATTATCTTCTGATATTATTTTGGTGAAAAGCTGGAGAGGAATTGAGGGGAAATATATTGATCACTTATCTTTATCTTGCGGGAAGAAGGTCTTAGCTCTAGGTCCTCTACATGAACCAGAAGATGATACCAAGGAGGAGGAGAATAACTCCCATATCATCAAGTTTCTGAACACTAAAGATCAATCATCAGTggtttatgtttcttttgggAGCGAATACTTCTTGTCCCaggaagaaagggaagaaatggCATATGGGCTGGAGCTGAGTAATGCTTATTTCATATGGGTAATTAGGTTTCCCGTGGGAAATGCCATTACCCTTGAAGAAGCCTTACCAGAAGGATTTCTCGAGAGGGTGAAAGAGAGGGGGTTGGTGGTGAATGGATGGGCACCACAGGTTAAAATTCTTGGGCATCCAAGCACGGGTGGTTTTGTGAGTCATTGCGGGTGGAACTCAGTGATCGAAAGCATATATTATGGGGTTCCATTGTTAGCCTTGCCCATGCTTTATGATCAGTTTATTAATGCTAGACTTGCAGTAGAGATTGGTGTTGGTATTGAGATTCTCAAGGACGAAGATGGACAGATAAAGAGGGCCGAGGTTACTAAAGTCATAAATAAGGTGGTCGTTGAGAAGAAAGAGGGAGAACTACAGAGAGAAAAAGCTAGAGAATTGACTAAAAAGTTGAGAGAAGAAGGTGAAGGAGAATT